One genomic region from Procambarus clarkii isolate CNS0578487 chromosome 85, FALCON_Pclarkii_2.0, whole genome shotgun sequence encodes:
- the Acat2 gene encoding acetyl-CoA acetyltransferase, cytosolic, which produces MALNTPVIVSAARTPVGSFNGSLSSLRSHELGSLVIKKALSQATIVPEDVSEVILGQVLTGGQGQNPARQAAVNAGLPYTVPASVVNMLCGSGLKSVAIGCQAIMVGDASVVVCGGQESMSQAPHALHLRSPVKMGPATMVDTMMIDGLTDAFHNYHMGVTAENVAKKWNLTRLQQDTFALKSQEKAEAAQQAGYFDQEIVPVLVPGRKGATEVKTDEFPRHGSTLDGLSKLKPCFVTNGTGTVTAGNASGINDGAAALVLTSEMEAKNRDIKPLASVVSWAQAGVDPAIMGTGPIPAIKSALKKANWSIDEVDLWELNEAFAAQSLAVIQELGINLEKVNVNGGAIALGHPIGASGARILVTLLHAMLRLNKKRGVAALCVGGGMGIAVCVEKV; this is translated from the exons ATGGCACTCAACACACCTGTCATAGTCTCCGCTGCCCGCACGCCCGTTG GATCTTTTAATGGGTCACTGTCATCACTCCGGTCCCATGAGCTGGGCTCACTAGTCATCAAGAAGGCTCTCTCTCAAGCAACAATTGTACCTGAAGATGTTTCCGAGGTTATTCTTGGTCAG GTGCTGACTGGAGGACAAGGTCAAAACCCGGCCCGCCAAGCAGCTGTCAATGCAGGTCTTCCCTACACTGTCCCAGCATCGGTTGTCAACATGCTCTGTGGTTCAGGTCTGAA ATCTGTGGCTATAGGTTGCCAAGCAATAATGGTCGGAGACGCATCGGTTGTGGTTTGTGGTGGTCAGGAAAGTATGAGTCAGGCTCCTCACGCTCTACACCTGCGATCACCAGTTAAAATGGGACCGGCCACGATGGTAGAcacaatgatgatagatggattaACAGATGCGTTCCATAACTACCACATGGGAGTAACGG CTGAAAATGTTGCAAAGAAATGGAATTTAACAAGATTGCAGCAGGATACATTTGCCCTTAAATCTCAAGAAAAAGCCGAGGCTGCTCAACAAGCAGGCTACTTTGACCAGGAAATTGTACCGGTTTTAGTTCCAGGCCGGAAAGGTGCAACAGAAGTGAAAACGGATGAATTTCCACGACATGGCTCCACTTTGGATGGGTTATCCAAGCTGAAACCTTGTTTTGTTACT AATGGCACTGGCACAGTAACCGCAGGAAATGCATCGGGTATTAATGATGGTGCAGCAGCATTGGTGTTAACGAGCGAGATGGAAGCCAAGAATCGAGACATCAAGCCACTAGCCTCCGTCGTGTCCTGGGCCCAGGCTGGAGTGGACCCAGCCATTATGGGTACTGGACCAATTCCAGCAATTAAATCAGCA TTGAAAAAAGCTAATTGGAGCATAGATGAAGTGGACTTGTGGGAGCTGAATGAAGCCTTTGCTGCACAGAGCTTAGCTGTTATTCAAGAGCTTGGCATTAACTTAGAGAAAGTTAATGTTAATGGTGGTGCTATTGCCTTGGGGCACCCAATTGGAGCTTCAG GTGCAAGAATTCTGGTGACATTGCTGCATGCAATGCTGCGACTGAACAAAAAACGAGGAGTGGCCGCTCTCTGTGTTGGAGGAGGAATGGGCATTGCTGTATGTGTAGAAAAAGTTTGA